The Penaeus chinensis breed Huanghai No. 1 chromosome 34, ASM1920278v2, whole genome shotgun sequence DNA window GCGCacctgtgtgtgagcgtgtgtgtggcaATAaataaccacacgcacacacacacacacacacacacacacacaatatatatatatatatatatatatatatatatgtatatatatacatatatatatacatatataaatatatatatatatatatatatatacatacacacatacatatatatatatatatatatatatatatatatatatatatatatatatatatatatgcatgtatatacatatacatatataaacatttatatgtataaatacatatatacacatatgtatatatatatatatatatacacatacacacacatatttgtatgtatgtatctatacatagatacacatacatacatacacacacacatacacatacacacacacacacacacacacacacacacacacacacacacacacacacacacacacatatatatatatatatatatatatatatatatatatatatagagagagagagagagagagagagagagagagagagagagagagagatgcacagatataaatatatatatatatatatatatatatatatatatatatatataatatgtgtgtgtgtgcttatgtatgtatgtgtgtgtatatatatatatatatatatatatatatatacatatatatatatatacatatatatacatatatacatacacacatatatatacacacatacatacacacacacacacattcacacacacacacacacacacacacacacacacacagatagagagtgagagagagagagagtgagagagagtgagagagagagagagagagagagagagagagagagagagagagagagagagagagagagagagagagagagagagagagagagagagagtgaatgagagaatgagagagagtgagagagagagagagagacagagagagagagagagagagagagagagagagagagagagagagagagagagagacagagagagagagagtgagagagagtgagaaagattgagagagagtgagagagagagagagagagagagagagagagagagagagagagagagagagagtgagagagagtgagagagagtgagagagaaagagagagaaagagagagaaagagagagagagtgagagagagtgagagagaaagagagagaaagagagagagagtgagagagagtgagatagagtgagagagagtgagagagagactgagagagaatgagagagagtgagagagagtgagagagagagagagagagagagagagagagagagagagagagagagagagagagagagagagagagagagggagagagagagagtgagacagagagagagagagtgagagagagactgagagagagtgagagagagagtgagagagtgagagagaaagagagagaaagagagagagagtgagagagagtgagagagagagaaagagagagaaagagagagaaagagagagagagtgagagagagtgagagagagagagagagagagagagagagagagagagagagagagagagagagagagagagagagagagagagagagagagagagagagagagagagagagagagagagagagagagagagagagagcgagagagagattgcgtgtgTTTGGCGTGTGTCGGGCGTCCTGCACCGCGACCACCGAGAGCCCACCGAGGACCctgagcgaaggagggaggcaaaCCTTGCGCGACATGGAGCTGTCGAGCGGCTTCGGCTTCTTCCACTCCTCGTCTATCTTCAAAGCCGGAAGTTCCTCGTCGCAGTCAATGTCTTCAGTGATGTTGTCCATCTTCTTGCAGCAGGCGGCGCCAATGGTGGTCATGATGAGGACCTTGATCCACTGCGACAttaggagggaaatgaagaaggaggtgatgaaggaggagCACCATTTGACCGTCTTGATTTCGCCCCACATGATTCCGTAGGACCACACAAAGAACACCGAGACGGCGATGAGGCCCAGGAGCAGAATCCAGGCCACGAGGCGCATCCACCAAGGCAGGCACTTGACGGGGCTCGGGTCCTTGCTCGGGTTCTTGGAGTCGACCGAGTCTGAGTCGTAGGTGGTGATGGGGCCGTCGTCGTGGTTGACGGGCAGGCCGTCTTTCTCGAGGGCTTGCTTTCGGCTCTTGGCAAACGCCTCGAGAGCACGGCATTTTTGGAGCTTGTACGGCCTCGCCcttttgaagatgaagatgaacagCATGACCACAGGGAAGACAGCAATGGCCGTGAAGATGCCAGTCACCGTCTGCTCCACGGAGACTGTTATGGGACCAAAGTTGAAGAGGCCGGTACGAGGACTCTCTGCTTGGGATTTGTACCACACAGCATTAAGTAGCATCGAGACATAAAGGAAAAAAGCACACACAGTCACCCGCTCTTTCCTGCTGAACCTTGACCCAGTTGGGCGCAGGAATATAGACATCCATATGTGGCCTTCATTTGCATTCCTGTGTCCCTTCACATAGAAGTCCTCGGTGAAGGACTTGCCTTCCTCAGACTCTGATGGCGAGAGCAGCAAGTCTACGGTCATTTTGCCTCTGTCCAGTGCTAGCCAGTCATTCACGTGGAAGACGAACTTCTTTCTTGTCTGCAGGTCCCGAATGACGACCGACTGTAGCTGCCAACAGTCAAAAGGTGAGTTGCCACTGTTGTCATGCCAAATGCGCAGATAACTGATGTGTCCCAAAGGACCCGGAGTGCTCATGACGAAGGCGTCCACGCTGTACCGATGGAAACGATTTCCATCTGACTCTGGCAGGATCCTCACTTCCGTCTCGGCATATTCGCCCGAGACCATGAACTGGATGTTGGAATTCGTTCCGGCTTCTTTGTCTGGCCCGGTGGTGATTGTGATCTCATACAAGTACTTGTCTTGAGATAGGTTATCTTCGAGGGGCAACACACCACGATGTTCTATGTCTTTTTTGTCCATGAACCGAGCCCAGATCATCATGATCACATAGCATACGAATGTTATAATCAGAACCATGTACAGTGTCAGGTTATCTTTAAATCCAACATTGGCAAATATGTACTCAAAGTCTACAGTGTTCGGGGCAGGGAAGTGGCCTGAGCCAAATGGTGTCAAGTGCCTTGTCTCACAAGTGGTGATTCTGGGAGTGGCACTCAATACGTTCAGGCCCACGCCAGACCACTCTTCACTTATTTCATCGAAGTAATAACAGCCCGATGTATAGACACGAAGTCTGTAAGACATGTCGAAATCATCTACTAAATCCTCTTTCGTCAGAGGCCTTTCGGTGGAGTTACTGCTTATGTCGACTCCAGCTTTCAGGAGCGCCATACCCAAGAAGAATCTCCCAACCCTGTTCTTATTATCTTTGGTGTTGACGAATAAGGTATAAGAATTGTTCTCGCCTACGGGGAAATCTTTGATCTTGTGAATGCTGCTGTAATTCGAAGGAGTGGGCATCCTTTCATAGCCAATCATAAGCACCATCTGCGAAGGAACGCTGTCCACTGGAAACACGTCAATAGTAAAAGCTGAAGATTCTCTCGTGATGTTGAAAGAATGGTACACTATTGGCAGATGGGCATTGATCACGTCCTTGGTGTTCACGAGCAATGGTTCTGGGAGAGTCTGAGGATCGCGAGGAATTTCGAGGATGATCGGATTCGTCTCATTTTTAACATTGATTTTTTCATTTCTGATTGCAATATCAATGCTAATGACTTTCGTGTGATTGGTTAGCAGCTCTTTGCTCACGGGAAATACATGTGTAATGCATGGCCACACTACAACCGTCATGGAAAACTCCTCTTTGCAccttgtgtttggtgtgttgtaTCGTGAAGGGCAAAACAGTTCAGGAAATTTGACTGATGCATTAAATTCATCCCCGGGGTCAACGAGCATGCCCCTCCACAAGACTTCTTCAGTCAGCTTGGAAACAACAATGGATGCTCCGCTTTCTGATTTGGCCTTCACTGTCTCTCCCACAACGCATTTTTCATTGACCTTTTCGCTAATTTTGTCAACCAGACCCATCATCTTGTCAACCTGCTGCTTGGCCTTCAACCTCGTGGTGTCGTAGACATTCTGCTTCAGCTGCGCCTCGCGGTCAAGGGGAACGTCCATCATCAAGTCATCGCCGAGGTCTACGTTATAGTCCCAATCGCCGGCCGCATCTTGATCTGTCGGACAAACCTTCTCTGGATTTTCGATGATCTTGTTCAAACCCGTCATGAGGGCGCTCATTGTGTTCATAGAAGCTGTCAAGAAGGGCTGGAGGTCGTACGGTGAGGCGACGGTCACTTCGTCCAGTGTGTTTGTCATCTTATCCAAGAGGCTGAGCGCCGACTCCCTCGTCTCCAAGTCGACGGTGTAGGCTGCGAGGTCCGTCGAAAAGATGCCGCTGACGGACGACTCCATGATGCCAGCACCCACGTTGATCTGCGACAGTGTGGCGAAGCTCATCGACTCGAGTGCCAGATCGAGCGAACCCTTGTTCATGCCCGTGATGTCGCGGAGTCTTGATAACTGTTCATCTTCCGTCAGGTTCCCCATGGACGATTCGTCGAGGGAAAGCCAGTCGGCGTTCTCGCGAATCGAACTGGAGGCCACGAGGACCATCCCGAGGGTCGTCTGGTCTCCCACCGCTGATAAATAATCCATTTTGTCGGACGTGTTGTACATAAGCACCTCCTCCTCAGTCGGCATAGTGATATTCACGTAACCGATGTGGACGTCCGTATAGGCGTTGAACGTGTCCCAGATCTCGCACCGGACCTCGAAGTAGCCCACGGGGAAGATGATGTCGATGCTCttgagggcggcggcggcgatggtgttCTTCACCTGACCCGTGGATTTCATCTGATACGTGTAGAAGACATAGCTGGCGATGCCGGCGTTTTCCGCGTCTCGCCAGTTGTCGCAGGAGGTCGGGAACGTGTCGACCAGCGCCTTGCCGTACTGCCCCGAGATCGTGCACACGCCCCCCAGCGGCGCCTGGTTCAGGATGATCAGGGACTGGGAATACCTGTAGAAGGAGAACCGCTTGAGAAAGAACCCTTGTAAGGCAGGATACTAGAtggacgagtatatatatatatatatatatatatatatatatatatatatgtatatatatacatatatatatatatatatatatatatatatatatatatatatatatatatatgtgtgtgtgtgtgtgtgtgtgtgtgtgtgtgcacatacacgtacattcaaacacaaacacacacacacacacacacacacacacacacacacacacacacacacacacacacacacacacacatatatatatatatacatatatatatatatatatatatatatatatatatatatatatatatatatttgctgccACACCATAACAAGTCCACTTCCATAATTTACatttaacccctccccccgcaACAAAGAATGCATTTACCCGAAGATCTTGGCTGGCGTTCCCATAGTGAGCTTCAATCTAAATCTCCCGATGTTTGGGTTGATGGCGAAGAATCTCGATCCGATAGCCAAGTCCTTCTCTGTCTTGGGCGTTATGAACactgggagaagggggaaaaaaaggcggTTAATAAAACGGGAagcgagaaagaggtggagaaggggaggcgtaagaggaggagggaacgaaGTAAGGAGTGATAGAAGGCAGGAAGGAAATGTGGGAAAGTGGGATGAAGATTTGGAAtgcagagaaggaaaggaagagaaaggaaaagaaaaaaggtgaacACGCATATACGAACGAAACAATAAATGTAAACGGGAGAATAAAAGTAAGACATAAAAGAAGGATAAAGGGGAAAATGCGTATACGATCGAAGAAAGAGatgcaaacaggaaaaaaaataaaacataaaactccTAAAACGTTTCAAGAACAAATTAGACTAAAACCAGACACTCTCATAATATGGACAAGCGAATGTTGTGAAAGATTCGTCTACCGTGTATCCATCTAATATATGCGTGCATAAAAGGCTGTATACCTGTGTGTCGAATgccttttatttatctacatcAGATATGTAGATTAGTATTTAGACACAAATACATGGTGAATATTCTGTTTATCCAACCGTTTAATTCTGTTAattgtatggtagaaaaaccataCTGGTTCTGTCATTCACCTATTAATAGTGTTGCTTATACAGTATACATTAATTATAAATGTAGTATACAAAATAATCTTCatccacacataacacacatggaCTGTCCTATATTTTGGAATATAAAAAACAGTGACAAAAACAGATGTTGCGACAGTGTAGTGAATCACACGAACTCACCAGGGCCGCAGTCTTCCGCAGGGTCGCAGAGCGTGTCCACCTCGTTGACAGGCTGGGCCAAGCTGTCAAACGGGGACAGAGATGAAGAAGATTATGATGAGGAAATTAAGACTGTTGGGGAAACTTATGATAGGCGGGAAAATTAAGATGACAAAATTATGAATGTTGGAGATAATCATGACGGGAAAATATAGTTGGAGAAAATCGAGATGGGAAACGTATGATGGGAATATCACGATGAGGAACTTATGACAGATGAAGAAAACTATGAGATACCTGGGGAAATATGATGGGAACATTCCGATAGCTGTAGTAAGTAATGAAAGGGAAATCG harbors:
- the LOC125043800 gene encoding polycystic kidney disease protein 1-like 2, translating into MEEVHESAGNGYPLEYNVQEVPAPWDAYGKEGGGCFAKGPGTLLLGNSINLKMATFSHPETIYEVKVKVAKDTRVAYAAVAIEVMTYPPPTVSIRCVDPASCVPYQDGVLINPSNRLALLGECLDMCQENMTYSWEVFDDLAQPVNEVDTLCDPAEDCGPVFITPKTEKDLAIGSRFFAINPNIGRFRLKLTMGTPAKIFGYSQSLIILNQAPLGGVCTISGQYGKALVDTFPTSCDNWRDAENAGIASYVFYTYQMKSTGQVKNTIAAAALKSIDIIFPVGYFEVRCEIWDTFNAYTDVHIGYVNITMPTEEEVLMYNTSDKMDYLSAVGDQTTLGMVLVASSSIRENADWLSLDESSMGNLTEDEQLSRLRDITGMNKGSLDLALESMSFATLSQINVGAGIMESSVSGIFSTDLAAYTVDLETRESALSLLDKMTNTLDEVTVASPYDLQPFLTASMNTMSALMTGLNKIIENPEKVCPTDQDAAGDWDYNVDLGDDLMMDVPLDREAQLKQNVYDTTRLKAKQQVDKMMGLVDKISEKVNEKCVVGETVKAKSESGASIVVSKLTEEVLWRGMLVDPGDEFNASVKFPELFCPSRYNTPNTRCKEEFSMTVVVWPCITHVFPVSKELLTNHTKVISIDIAIRNEKINVKNETNPIILEIPRDPQTLPEPLLVNTKDVINAHLPIVYHSFNITRESSAFTIDVFPVDSVPSQMVLMIGYERMPTPSNYSSIHKIKDFPVGENNSYTLFVNTKDNKNRVGRFFLGMALLKAGVDISSNSTERPLTKEDLVDDFDMSYRLRVYTSGCYYFDEISEEWSGVGLNVLSATPRITTCETRHLTPFGSGHFPAPNTVDFEYIFANVGFKDNLTLYMVLIITFVCYVIMMIWARFMDKKDIEHRGVLPLEDNLSQDKYLYEITITTGPDKEAGTNSNIQFMVSGEYAETEVRILPESDGNRFHRYSVDAFVMSTPGPLGHISYLRIWHDNSGNSPFDCWQLQSVVIRDLQTRKKFVFHVNDWLALDRGKMTVDLLLSPSESEEGKSFTEDFYVKGHRNANEGHIWMSIFLRPTGSRFSRKERVTVCAFFLYVSMLLNAVWYKSQAESPRTGLFNFGPITVSVEQTVTGIFTAIAVFPVVMLFIFIFKRARPYKLQKCRALEAFAKSRKQALEKDGLPVNHDDGPITTYDSDSVDSKNPSKDPSPVKCLPWWMRLVAWILLLGLIAVSVFFVWSYGIMWGEIKTVKWCSSFITSFFISLLMSQWIKVLIMTTIGAACCKKMDNITEDIDCDEELPALKIDEEWKKPKPLDSSMSRKVHRVGGVDPKEPDVAALTTRLTKEREMSFVIRDIGAYCLFLLLLYVLVSGRTDENAFLLQDHLRNAFIKEGHLEFDFSSKIVTADHFWYWSQNVILKELRAQRWYNDEPPYGLRGFLGDRNNRIMGYAILRQVRSDPTRCKVVKPMDGVVKSCSGSRGILDEDYRDYCAHWRVNATFSGACQYPEFHYKTAGELQTYPMVGYLGTYGGGGYVVRLKGAESDIIDRLYLLQKLDWIDKSTRAVMLEFSTFNANINLFATASVIAEFNEGGGIVPKWRFEPIRLLPKTGAAGYIVTLSEIIFVVCTVIFTLKELWKIKKQKCLYFTSYWNIAEICILVTSYATVGVYVYRFLLTQEALDIFEETYGNGYIRLDSAALMDQFYLYLVAIICFFSTLKLIKLLQFNKRMDVLALTIRLCWDELSIFFVAFGIIFFAFSCLFYFMFLMQLQEFARFIAAVETCFKMMLGKFNFEAMNIANPMSPILFFAFSVINSMILINIMLTIILKAFNDVKVDLEKRENKYDVIDFVWSSVRRALRVEERPPHHVTPDVEAKASTIKSQPTYGDSDELPDKVSQLMKYIGDTYFDGRLDLNDSMALKQMMGGRMRTAKRPNSKKNVLSSD